In cyanobiont of Ornithocercus magnificus, a single genomic region encodes these proteins:
- a CDS encoding 50S ribosomal protein L33, giving the protein MAKNKGVRIVVTLECTECRSAPASEKRSPGVSRYTTEKNRRNTTERLELMKFCPQLNRMTLHKEIK; this is encoded by the coding sequence ATGGCAAAAAACAAAGGTGTACGAATCGTTGTCACTCTTGAGTGCACCGAATGCCGTTCCGCCCCTGCTTCCGAAAAGCGTTCCCCTGGCGTATCTCGCTACACGACTGAAAAGAATCGTCGAAACACGACAGAAAGGCTCGAGCTCATGAAGTTCTGCCCCCAGTTGAATCGGATGACTCTCCATAAAGAGATTAAGTGA
- a CDS encoding zeta-carotene desaturase, which translates to MTNIAMTGTTHSSHVVVIGGGWAGWGAAKSLCEAGVSVTLIDGMADPTGSKPVTTKSGKPFEAGTRGFWRDYPNINSLAKELGIGNVFTDFTTSAFWSPHGLEATAPVFGRSLQWPSPLGQVVATIDNFKRLPFPDRLSIAGLLYAMLDLNRSDEVFRKYDNISAQVLFKKLKVSDRMIDDFLRPILLVGLFKPPEEVSAAVMMELLYYYALAHQDSFDVRWINSKSIAEHLFKPLSQKLMADHRLRVFGETLATRLNISVEADSIYSVETRSVVADEIDVINDVDAIVLAVGAKALKALLSNSPECSKAAPELVAASSLGSIDVVSARLWLDRYVPIPYPANVLSRFESLNGAGATFFMLDQLQKRSEQALWGNDKPNGSVIASDFYNAFAIATMSDQEIIDLLMYDLLPVAHPEFKNAQVLDYEVRRYPSSVSLFSPGSFTERPPLETSLKSTVCAGDWVRMGDREHGAKGLCQERAYVCGIEAGNSLLRRNIVKGAAKSKSNQHPVIPVRADEPHFVLGRILNKIVMDQIDALGLRLPWLDS; encoded by the coding sequence ATGACAAATATAGCCATGACAGGAACTACGCATTCTTCTCATGTGGTCGTCATTGGAGGTGGCTGGGCCGGCTGGGGTGCCGCTAAGTCGCTCTGCGAAGCCGGAGTCAGTGTCACCTTGATCGATGGGATGGCTGATCCGACTGGTAGCAAGCCAGTTACAACCAAAAGTGGCAAACCTTTTGAGGCAGGAACTAGGGGATTTTGGAGGGACTATCCCAATATTAATAGTCTTGCTAAAGAGCTTGGCATTGGAAATGTCTTCACTGACTTCACAACCAGTGCATTCTGGTCACCGCACGGATTGGAAGCTACAGCCCCTGTGTTTGGTAGGTCCCTCCAATGGCCTAGTCCCCTTGGCCAGGTGGTTGCAACAATCGATAATTTTAAGCGTCTACCATTTCCAGATCGGTTAAGCATTGCAGGGCTTCTCTATGCGATGTTGGACCTCAATCGAAGTGACGAGGTTTTCAGAAAATACGATAATATTAGCGCCCAAGTACTTTTTAAAAAGCTCAAAGTTAGCGATCGAATGATCGATGACTTCCTCCGCCCGATCTTGCTAGTCGGTCTATTTAAGCCACCTGAGGAAGTTTCAGCTGCTGTCATGATGGAGCTTCTCTACTATTATGCTCTAGCCCACCAAGACTCATTCGATGTTCGTTGGATTAATTCAAAAAGTATTGCAGAACATCTATTTAAGCCTCTAAGTCAAAAACTGATGGCGGATCACAGGCTGAGGGTTTTCGGCGAAACACTGGCTACACGGTTAAATATTTCGGTTGAAGCGGATAGTATTTATTCAGTTGAGACCAGAAGTGTAGTGGCAGATGAAATCGATGTAATTAATGATGTAGATGCTATTGTTCTAGCTGTGGGTGCAAAAGCGCTCAAAGCCTTATTGTCAAATTCACCAGAGTGCAGTAAGGCGGCACCCGAGCTTGTAGCTGCTAGTTCTCTTGGTTCGATTGATGTTGTTTCAGCGCGTTTGTGGCTTGATCGTTATGTGCCAATCCCTTACCCAGCTAATGTTCTCTCTCGATTTGAGTCACTGAATGGGGCTGGTGCTACCTTTTTCATGCTTGATCAACTTCAGAAGAGATCAGAACAAGCGCTTTGGGGTAATGACAAGCCCAATGGTTCAGTAATTGCGAGCGATTTTTACAATGCATTTGCTATTGCCACGATGAGCGATCAGGAAATCATCGATCTACTTATGTACGATTTGCTTCCTGTTGCTCATCCTGAATTCAAGAACGCTCAAGTACTTGACTATGAAGTAAGGCGTTATCCAAGCTCTGTATCTCTATTCTCTCCCGGCAGTTTTACGGAGCGTCCACCATTGGAAACCTCCCTAAAGTCCACAGTCTGTGCTGGTGACTGGGTGCGTATGGGGGACAGAGAACATGGTGCTAAAGGGCTATGTCAAGAGCGAGCCTATGTATGTGGTATTGAGGCAGGGAACTCACTACTCAGACGTAACATTGTCAAAGGAGCAGCTAAATCAAAGTCTAACCAACACCCCGTTATTCCAGTCCGGGCTGATGAACCACACTTTGTTTTAGGCCGTATTTTAAATAAAATAGTGATGGATCAAATTGATGCCTTGGGACTGAGATTACCTTGGCTCGATTCGTAG
- a CDS encoding NADH-ubiquinone oxidoreductase yields MADILLDAKFWNKVFKEMKHQTVIVIKKNKGKGKLIPANAVMRASKAKIDEGFFYKFMYKNYDPAKRSVVAGKLAELKDRKWKAYVWDMKLTQLRIKEIEKAIITTAIKEFLLPESILYNGKTLIRAGRVSSKRSISRGFVYFIRNNDIYKIGITDNLLRRIRELRPDEVMNVVRCANFQELEKKLHMKFKTGRIPQTEYFRLSKEQVHQVHKLMMELASF; encoded by the coding sequence ATGGCAGATATCCTTCTCGATGCCAAGTTTTGGAACAAGGTTTTCAAGGAGATGAAGCATCAGACAGTGATAGTGATAAAGAAAAACAAGGGTAAGGGGAAGCTCATTCCAGCGAACGCGGTGATGCGAGCAAGTAAAGCCAAGATTGACGAGGGCTTCTTCTACAAATTTATGTACAAGAATTACGATCCAGCAAAGAGAAGTGTTGTTGCGGGAAAGCTGGCAGAGCTGAAAGACAGGAAATGGAAAGCTTATGTCTGGGATATGAAGTTGACTCAGCTGAGAATTAAAGAAATTGAGAAGGCAATAATCACAACCGCAATAAAAGAATTTTTGCTGCCCGAATCAATTTTGTATAACGGAAAGACTTTAATAAGAGCAGGTAGAGTTAGTTCAAAACGATCAATTAGCAGGGGTTTTGTTTACTTTATAAGGAACAATGACATTTATAAAATTGGCATTACTGACAACCTGCTGCGTCGTATTAGAGAATTGAGGCCCGATGAAGTCATGAATGTGGTACGTTGTGCCAACTTTCAGGAACTAGAGAAGAAACTACACATGAAATTCAAGACAGGACGCATTCCTCAGACGGAGTATTTCAGGCTCAGCAAAGAGCAGGTGCATCAAGTACACAAACTAATGATGGAGCTGGCAAGCTTTTGA
- a CDS encoding DoxX family protein: MSRFSISKGFDLLGRVFITGIFATAIPGKVTDFSVTADFIASKGIPGLLANVLLVCAIAFLVLGSLLFVFDQDTRRGASLLLIFLIPTTLIFHVFPPDTSLVRNLALIGVLILSVTRKA, from the coding sequence ATGTCAAGGTTCAGCATCTCCAAAGGATTTGACTTGCTTGGAAGAGTCTTTATTACAGGAATCTTTGCAACTGCGATCCCTGGTAAGGTTACCGACTTTTCTGTGACAGCTGACTTTATAGCTTCAAAGGGTATTCCTGGGCTTCTCGCTAACGTCCTACTGGTCTGTGCGATAGCTTTTTTGGTCCTTGGTTCACTTTTGTTTGTTTTTGATCAGGATACAAGACGCGGGGCATCACTTTTGTTGATTTTTCTTATTCCTACGACACTAATCTTTCATGTCTTCCCACCAGACACTAGCCTGGTCCGTAATCTTGCTTTGATAGGTGTGTTAATTCTCAGTGTAACTCGCAAGGCCTAG
- a CDS encoding DNA recombination protein RmuC, which yields MSEEIGLKAVPEVLSLISPVLAGLIAGLILGKISTRNRLAIGLLEERLGKTDEGLAQFSHQLEMQNKEIKQQQLQLQGARETAAVSRAQLEAVTRERNDLKSAQSDTTAALEKIRIEKEALAKQVTEAAEKLRSQESQTKFLEKARADLIIQFRSLSGQMLDGSRDALLKTTKETVSEPFAKQMEQLHQQMQVLQRDSVEKLGILAQTTLDLRQRSEDVQGAAQQLTSALRSPNVKGRWGEVNLRRILEFVGLISYCDFDEQVHIGTEDGAYRPDCVVTIPGSRRLIVDSKAPIESYLDALRADDEAQKEVALREHLKKVRSHIDLLSKKDYAGKLGSLGQVVDAVILFIPVEGALSMALERDPNLLEYAFSRKIILTFPTSLLAILKGLAMSIQQAEVANNIEEIQDNAVELYKRFLTFVDKFNAVGSNLARLNKSFNEAVGSAQGRLLPQGRRFAELASQSSENKISDTIDSIVRRVQTED from the coding sequence ATGAGTGAAGAGATTGGTCTCAAGGCAGTGCCTGAAGTTCTGTCCCTCATCTCACCAGTCTTGGCTGGTTTAATTGCTGGTCTCATCCTTGGCAAAATATCCACACGCAACAGGTTGGCTATAGGGCTACTTGAGGAACGCCTTGGCAAAACTGACGAAGGTCTTGCCCAGTTCAGCCATCAGTTAGAGATGCAAAACAAAGAGATTAAGCAACAGCAACTCCAACTGCAAGGAGCACGAGAAACTGCAGCGGTTAGCCGTGCACAACTTGAGGCAGTGACCAGAGAAAGAAACGATCTTAAGTCTGCCCAATCCGATACCACAGCAGCTCTGGAAAAGATCAGAATAGAGAAGGAAGCACTCGCCAAACAAGTTACTGAAGCCGCTGAAAAGCTCAGGTCGCAGGAAAGCCAGACAAAGTTCTTGGAAAAGGCAAGAGCGGATCTCATCATCCAATTTCGTTCCTTAAGCGGCCAGATGCTTGATGGCTCTAGGGATGCTTTACTGAAGACTACTAAGGAGACTGTGAGCGAACCTTTTGCAAAGCAAATGGAGCAACTGCACCAGCAGATGCAGGTTTTGCAGAGAGACTCAGTAGAAAAGCTCGGGATTTTGGCCCAGACCACACTGGATCTGCGCCAGCGCAGTGAGGATGTTCAGGGAGCAGCTCAGCAGCTCACCTCTGCCTTGCGTTCCCCAAATGTGAAGGGGCGGTGGGGAGAGGTTAACCTGCGACGGATCTTGGAGTTCGTCGGCCTCATCAGCTACTGCGACTTCGACGAGCAGGTCCATATCGGAACTGAGGATGGTGCCTATCGACCTGACTGTGTTGTTACTATTCCGGGGTCACGAAGGCTGATCGTGGACTCCAAGGCACCTATCGAGAGTTACCTGGATGCACTACGAGCGGACGATGAGGCTCAAAAAGAGGTAGCACTTAGGGAACACCTTAAGAAGGTCCGTAGCCACATCGATTTGTTAAGCAAGAAGGACTATGCTGGAAAGCTAGGTTCTTTAGGACAAGTAGTCGATGCTGTTATTCTATTTATCCCGGTAGAAGGCGCTCTTTCAATGGCACTAGAAAGAGACCCAAACCTTCTGGAGTATGCTTTTAGCAGGAAAATCATCCTGACATTCCCGACAAGCTTGCTAGCAATTCTCAAGGGGTTGGCAATGTCAATTCAACAAGCGGAGGTTGCAAACAACATCGAGGAGATCCAGGACAATGCGGTAGAATTATACAAGAGATTCCTGACTTTTGTGGACAAATTCAATGCTGTTGGCAGTAACCTTGCACGATTGAACAAGAGCTTCAATGAGGCTGTAGGCTCAGCGCAGGGCCGCTTGTTACCTCAGGGGCGAAGGTTTGCTGAGTTAGCTAGCCAAAGTAGCGAGAACAAGATTAGTGACACTATTGATAGCATTGTCAGAAGGGTTCAAACAGAAGACTAG